A window of the Scleropages formosus chromosome 5, fSclFor1.1, whole genome shotgun sequence genome harbors these coding sequences:
- the LOC108942425 gene encoding ras-related protein Ral-A-like, producing the protein MAASKPKGQNSLALHKVIMVGSGGVGKSALTLQFMYDEFVEDYEPTKADSYRKKVVLDGEEVQIDILDTAGQEDYAAIRDNYFRSGEGFLCVFSITEPESFAATADFREQILRVKEDENVPFLLVGNKSDLEDRRQVSFEEAKSRGERWGITYVETSAKTRANVDKVFFDLMREVRARKVEESKENGKNSKSLFRRIRERCCVL; encoded by the exons ATGGCAGCCAGCAAGCCCAAGGGGCAGAATTCACTGGCCCTACACAAGGTGATAATGGTGGGGAGTGGAGGGGTGGGCAAGTCTGCCCTCACACTGCAGTTCATGTATGACGAG TTTGTGGAGGATTATGAACCAACCAAAGCAGATAGCTACAGGAAGAAGGTGGTCCTGGATGGGGAGGAGGTCCAGATCGACATCCTGGACACAGCTGGCCAGGAGGACTACGCAGCCATTCGGGACAATTATTTCCGCAGCGGAGAGGGCTTCCTCTGCGTCTTCTCCATCACCGAACCCGAGTCGTTTGCTGCCACCGCGGACTTCAG GGAGCAGATCCTTCGGGTGAAGGAGGATGAGAATGTGCCGTTCCTCTTGGTGGGGAACAAGTCGGACCTGGAGGACCGTCGGCAGGTGAGCTTTGAAGAGGCAAAGTCCCGGGGCGAGCGGTGGGGCATCACCTATGTGGAAACTTCTGCCAAGACACGTGCCAATGTTGACAAG GTGTTCTTTGACCTAATGAGAGAGGTTCGCGCGAGGAAGGTGGAAGAGAGCAAAGAGAATGGAAAGAATAGCAAAAGCTTGTTTCGGAGGATCCGCGAAAGATGCTGTGTTTTATAG